From the genome of Triticum aestivum cultivar Chinese Spring chromosome 3B, IWGSC CS RefSeq v2.1, whole genome shotgun sequence, one region includes:
- the LOC123067817 gene encoding uncharacterized protein: MMDRRPRDDRPSETKTRHVEERIRPKCGAFCRFVILAETSSSSSSPSPIPLPHAFHTGRQNLAIPSRRNSTVVAGESPPPTGRASPVGTTTHIGGEGNRAGVDRRERRGAAGAAGRREEGGARGRLADGNQRVSATSTNCRFLTRRIQRSRATKDKVFLATANKIMEGIKSNAQSRTTGETKVQDNREDTIQDSATFIYHPVLQGTGVQEQGTRSKSCSANTLLQGAIFATRRLGGRGTEWEIH, encoded by the exons ATGATGGATAGA CGTCCGCGCGACGACCGTCCATCAGAAACAAAGACACGACACGTGGAGGAGAGAATCAGACCAAAGTGCGGTGCGTTTTGTCGTTTCGTAATTTTGGCCGAAACGAGCTCCTCCAGTTCTTCCCCatctcccattcccctccctcacGCTTTCCACACGGGGCGACAGAATCTAGCAATCCCTAGCCGCCGGAATTCGACGGTCGTAGCCGGCGAGAGTCCACCGCCGACAGGAAGAGCCTCTCCGGTTGGAACGACCACCCACATCGGGGGTGAGGGGAACCGCGCTGGCGTCGACCGACGGGAGAGACGCGGCGCGGCGGGCGCGGCGGGGAGAAGAGAGGAAGGGGGCGCGCGTGGGCGGCTGGCCGACGGGAACCAACGTGTCTCTGCCACATCTACGAACTGCAG GTTCTTGACAAGGAGAATCCAAAGGAGTCGGGCCACTAAAGATAAGGTATTCCTGGCAACTGCAAATAAAATTATGGAGGGGATTAAATCAAATGCCCAAAGCAGGACAACAG gAGAAACAAAGGTGCAAGACAATAGAGAAGATACAATTCAAGATTCAGCAACTTTTATCTACCATCCAGTTCTACAAGGCACGGGGGTGCAAGAACAGGGGACAAGATCCAAGTCATGTTCTGCAAACACTTTGTTACAGGGGGCAATTTTTGCAACTAGAAGATTAGGGGGGAGGGGGACAGAGTGGGAAATCCACTAG